From the Castor canadensis chromosome 9, mCasCan1.hap1v2, whole genome shotgun sequence genome, one window contains:
- the Scarb2 gene encoding lysosome membrane protein 2 isoform X2, whose product MNEGTNMTKRELRNKANVQFGDNGTTISAVSNKAYVFERNQSVGDPKIDLIRTLNIPVLTVIEWAQARFLRVLIEAMLKAYQQKLFVTHTVDELLWGYKDEILSLIHTFRSDISPNFGLFYQKNGTNDGDYVFLTGEDNYLNFTKIVEWNGKTSLDWWTTDQCNMINGTDGDSFHPLIAKDEVLYVFPSDFCRSVYIIFSDFESVQGLPAFRYKVPAEILANTSDNAGFCLPEGNCLGSGVLNVSICKNGAPIIMSFPHFYQADEKFISAIDGMHPNKEDHETFVDINPLTGIILRAAKRFQINIYVKKLDDFIETGNIRTMVFPVMYLNESALIDKETASRLKSVINITLIVTNIPYIIMALGVFFGLIFTWQACRGQGSMDEGTADERAPLIRT is encoded by the exons gGAACTCAGGAACAAGGCAAATGTTCAATTTGGAGATAATGGAACAACAATATCTGCTGTTAGCAATAAGGCATATGTTTTTGAACGAAACCAATCTGTTGGAGACCCCAAAATTGACTTAATTAGAACACTAAATATTCCTGTATTG ACTGTCATAGAATGGGCCCAGGCCCGCTTCCTCAGGGTGCTCATTGAGGCCATGCTGAAAGCCTATCAGCAGAAGCTCTTTGTGACTCACACGGTTGACGAACTGCTCTGGGGCTACAAAGATGAGATCTTGTCTCTCATCCATACTTTCAGATCTGATATCTCTCCCAATTTTGGCCTGTTCTATCAG AAAAATGGAACTAATGATGGAGACTATGTTTTTCTAACTGGAGAAGACAATTACCTTAACTTCACAAAAATTGTGGAGTGGAATGGGAAAAC GTCACTTGACTGGTGGACAACGGATCAGTGCAATATGATTAATGGAACAGATGGAGATTCTTTTCACCCATTAATAGCTAAAGATGAAGTCCTTTATGTCTTCCCATCTGACTTCTGCAG GTCAGTGTATATTATATTCAGTGACTTTGAGAGTGTGCAAGGACTGCCTGCCTTTCGGTATAAGGTGCCTGCAGAAATATTAGCCAATACCTCCGACAATGCTGGCTTCTGTCTACCTGAAGGAAATTGTCTGGGTTCAGGAGTGTTGAATGTCAGCATCTGTAAGAATG GTGCACCCATTATCATGTCCTTCCCACACTTTTACCAAGCAGATGAGAAGTTCATTTCTGCCATAGATGGCATGCATCCAAATAAGGAAGATCATGAGACATTTGTGGACATTAATCCT TTGACTGGAATTATCCTAAGAGCAGCCAAGAGGTTCCAAATCAACATTTATGTCAAAAAATTGGATGACTTTAT TGAAACTGGAAACATTAGAACCATGGTTTTCCCAGTGATGTATCTCAATGAG AGTGCTCTCATTGATAAGGAGACCGCAAGTCGACTAAAGTCTGTGATTAACATCACTTTGATTGTCACCAACATACCCTACATCATCATGGCATTGGGTGTGTTTTTTGGTTTGATCTTCACATGGCAAGCTTGCCGAGGACAGGGATCCATGGATGAG